A single region of the Maniola jurtina chromosome 21, ilManJurt1.1, whole genome shotgun sequence genome encodes:
- the LOC123876274 gene encoding uncharacterized protein LOC123876274, giving the protein MAANNKWSLETTIKFIQCYKIHECLWNFSSPDYKNKDKRNAALIAIVNEMNINDFGVTEVKNKIKNLRSTYSQELKKIEDSKKSGAGINNLYVSNIKWLKEMEEVFMNDLKRKTYENIQSVSQIHGHQNAEQQQSDLQCVASSEQANRSQSTVTDANATNNTSTGTSATPSRPKKRPREIVKAINDLKTMHDKVFKEEEETPFDLFGKCCNAIKNNVSGKCVKGTTENSMHFNRHWDN; this is encoded by the exons atggCCGCTAATAACAAATGGAGCTTGGAAACAACGATAAAATTTATTCAGTGTTACAAAATACATGAATGTTTGTGGAATTTTTCATCACCCGATTACAAAAACAAGGACAAGCGTAATGCAGCACTAATTGCAATAGTAAATGAGATGAACATCAACGACTTTGGTGTCACAGAGGTGAAgaacaaaatcaaaaatttaagaTCAACTTACAGCcaagaattgaaaaaaattgaagactCAAAGAAATCGGGAGCTGGAATAAATAATCTTTATGTCTCAAATATAAAATGGCTCAAGGAAATGGAGGAGGTATTCATGAATGATCTGAAAAGAAAGACGTACGAGAAT ATTCAATCGGTGTCTCAAATTCACGGTCATCAAAATGCTGagcaacaacaaagtgatttacAATGCGTAGCCTCTTCTGAACAAGCAAATCGTTCACAATCTACAGTCACTGATGCCAATGCTACAAATAATACATCTACTGGCACTTCTGCTACTCCTTCACGACCAAAAAAGAGGCCTAGAGAAATTGTAAAAGCCATTAATGATTTAAAGACGATGCACGATAAAGTAtttaaagaagaagaagaaacacCATTCGACTTATTTGGTAAGTGTTGCAATGCAATTAAAAACAATGTCAGTGGAAAATGCGTTAAGGGCACAACAGAAAATTCAATGCATTTTAACCGACATTGGGATAACTGA
- the LOC123876269 gene encoding protein ALP1-like, with protein MEMSSDSDVEELLLLYALSRSQRKRVWVHDINQKRKDLGEYHRLCRELASHEDRFFTYFRMSQDLFEELHELLIPKISKCTTNWRTPISTRERLVICLRYLATGDSHQTIAFSFRVGRSTVGGIVKEVCTEIWNTLQPEYMPSPTEETWKQSEKGYRETWNFPNCVGSIDGKHVSIKCPQNSGSEYFCYKKFFSVVLLAIVDPCYKFTVIDVGSYGRQSDSGIFENSIFYRQYIHGKSLLPDKPLPGTEEPVPHVLIGDEGFALKTYLMRPFPRALATQDERKTNFNKRLCRARRVVENTFGILAQKWRIFLRPIDCDVDTSIDIIKAACCLHNYLRTKQGTAILTPESEDENAPMRALITHRPTNRRSTTAAFETREQFVSYFNQ; from the exons ATGGAGATGTCGAGTGATTCAGATGTGGAAgaattattacttttatatgCTTTATCACGGTCACAGAGAAAAAGAGTATGGGTGCACGACATCAATCAAAAGAGAAAGGATTTAGGAGAGTATCATCGTTTGTGTCGTGAGCTTGCATCACATGAAGATCGTTTTTTTACATACTTTCGTATGTCTCAAGATTTATTCGAAGAACTACATGAACTGCTCATCCCAAAAATAAGCAAATGTACCACAAACTGGAGGACACCTATTTCTACAAGAGAAAGACTTGTAATCTGTCTAAg gtaCTTAGCTACGGGTGATTCACATCAGACCATAGCCTTCTCCTTCCGAGTAGGTCGTTCAACAGTCGGTGGTATTGTAAAAGAAGTCTgtacagaaatctggaatacATTACAACCAGAATATATGCCATCGCCTACTGAAGAGACATGGAAACAATCAGAGAAGGGTTATAGGGAAACCTGGAACTTCCCGAATTGTGTCGGTAGTATTGATGGGAAACATGTCTCTATAAAGTGTCCCCAAAATAGTGGATCAGAATATTTTTGCTACAAGAAGTTTTTTTCTGTAGTTCTTCTTGCTATAGTCGATCCATGTTACAAATTCACCGTCATAGATGTCGGTAGTTACGGGCGGCAAAGTGATAGTGGTATATTCGAGAACTCAATATTTTATCGGCAATATATCCACGGAAAATCTCTGCTGCCAGATAAACCTCTTCCAGGCACCGAGGAGCCCGTACCTCATGTACTTATCGGCGACGAAGGTTTTGctttaaaaacatatttgatGCGTCCATTCCCAAGAGCCTTAGCCACACAAGacgaaagaaaaacaaattttaataaaagacTTTGCAGGGCACGTCGGGTGGTTGAAAATACATTCGGAATATTAGCACAAAAATGGCGCATTTTTTTACGACCTATTGACTGTGATGTGGACACATCAATTGATATTATTAAAGCCGCATGTTGTTTACATAATTACTTGCGAACAAAACAAGGTACAGCGATATTAACTCCGGAGTCGGAAGACGAAAACGCACCTATGCGTGCTTTAATAACTCATCGTCCAACAAATAGAAGATCAACGACTGCAGCATTCGAAACTCGTGAACAATTTGTGTcttattttaatcaataa